AGTACAACGATATTAGCTATCAGATTAGTAAAAGCGATCGCGAAGCTTACCCGAAGGGTAATCGCCTATTAGTTAATGTCACAGGGACAGTTTTAAACGAACTAAGATTGAACGAGAACCAGCGTCTGAAGTTTTGGCTTAAAGTAGCTCAAATTGATGGTGAAACTGTTTCAGGGAAGCTTTATGCAACTTTGCCTTTGCTACAAGGAACGGGTATTTATCCAGGACAACAGTTAAGCTTAACGGGATTTCTCTATTTACCCCCACCAGCGACTAATGCTAATGACTTTGATTTTAAACAGTATTTAGCTCGTCAGGGAATATTTGCAGGTATCCAGGGGACAAAAGCCCAGGTTGAGCAGAAAGAACTTGCATGGGGTTGGTGGAGACTGCGACAGCGCATTGTGCGGAGCCATTTACAGGGGTTGGGTAGTCCTGTAGGGCAATTAGTTAGTTCAATTGTTTTGGGGAGTAAAGCGGTCGATTTGCCGAGGGATATTCGCGATCGCTTTATTGTCGCAGGATTAGCTCATGTGCTTGCTGCATCTGGCTTTCAAACATCTCTATTGTTAGGCTTAATTTTGAAATTAACCGAACGAATTACTGCGAAATCTCGCTTAGCGATGGGAATCGGGACGCTAATTATTTATTTGGGCTTAACAGGAATTCAGGCTTCAGTATTGCGCGCTTGTTTGATGGGAATTGCCGTCTTGCTGGCAGTAACGATGGAGACTAAAGTTAAACCATTAGGATCTCTGTTCTTGGCAGCAGTAATTATTTTACTATTTGATCCTTTATTGATTAACGATTTGGGCTTTAAACTTAGTTTTTTGGCAACTTTAGGCTTGATTGTCACTCTCCCAAAACTCGAGGCAAAATTAGACTGGCTACCGATTACTATTGCCTCTTTAGTTGCTGTGCCTCTTGCTGCATCAATCTGGGTATTGCCGTTACTCTGCTATGAATTTAATACTCTAGCTACCTACAGTATTGTGGTGAATATTCTCTGCACTCCTCTGATTACCATAATTAGCTTGGGAGGCATGATCAGTGCGATGGCAGCTTTAATTATACCTGCTGCTGGTAGTGCGATCGCCTCTTGCTTGTTTTATCCTACAACGTTGTTGATTGGCATTGCTGAATTCTCTAGTAGCTTACCAGGAAGTACTTGGGCGGTGGGACAAATTCCTCTGGGGATGCTATTAGCCATCTATGGACTATTTATTTTAATCTGGTTTAGTAAATGGTGGCAAAGACGCTGGTGGCTGGGGTTAATCTTGCCCATAGTCGTTATTATCTCCACAACGATCTACAATTCAGCTCAAGTTCAGATCGCTGTTTTAGCTACTCAGCAATCACCGATAATTGTGGTTCAAGATCAAAGTAAAGTGATCTTAATTAATAGCGGTCAAAATAACCAGGCTAAATACAACCTATTACCTTTCTTGGCACAACAAGGAATTAACACCATCGATTATGGACTGGCATATGACAATAGTTCCAATTCCTCTACAGAATGGTTGGCAATCAGTCAGCGTGTCCGAACCAAGGCTATTTTTGCCTCAGAATCACATAATTTACCCGCCATCAAAACTGCACTCAATGGCACATTTCCCGAAATTATGACTAAATCTGCTCGTCTGACGATGGATAAAGATTTAAACCTGATTAATATTCAAATAGCGGACTATAGCTGGTTAATTATTGGCAAACCAGCAAACACAGACAATGTAAACCAGAAAATTGAAGCTTACATCAAACAACATCATCTAGCATCCCAACAGTTAGTCATCTTGTTTTCAGGAAATATTGCATCCAGATGGCTCGAACTATTACAGCCGAAAATGGCGATCGCATCTAACGACCAGATTACTCATGATCTTAAACAAATACTACAACAAAAACAGATTGAATTCCACAACACCGCAGTAGAATCAGTAATTCGCTGGACTCCCAAGCGAGGAATAATTCAAGCACACAATCAATTGAACTAAGACATTTAATAGCTCTTAGCTTGGTTAATCAATGGGAATCGATTTTTAACCAGGGTCTAAAACCCAATTAGCTAAAAGCTTTTGATAATTTTTAATAATTATTAGCCATTTTGTACCAAACCTCAGTAAAATGACTCTGTGCTTTAGATCACCCCAAAATAAATTTTTGGATTTGGAGAGGTGGCAGAGCGGTTGAATGCGGTAGTCTCGAAAACTATTTTAGGGTCAAACTTAACGGGGGTTCGAATCCCCCCCTCTCCGTACATGTAAAAAGTATTATGTCAAAAGCATTTTTAGTTAACTATGTCTTAATAACCAAAATGCTGTAGTTGTCATCTCTGAATCATCAGGCTGAATTAAGAGAAAATGTAATCCTTTACTAGCCTGTTTATTCTGTTCATACTTTCTGGCAATTTCTTCAGCTTGTTGAGATTCAAAAGTATTAAATACCCAACGATCTACTAAGCCAGTCTCTAAAATAAAACCTCCTGACTTACCAACTTCAGTCGGAATATAGTTAATAAAAGCGGGGATTTGTTGCTCAATCCAACGAGCAAGCTGCATTGATTTTTTTCCGCCATAAACTACTATCCCAGGAATAAAAATATCGGAGGGAAGATTTAAGTTGATTGGATAAAATTCGCGAGGAATGCTGTTAATAGGAATTGGGCGATCGCTAAATAAATCAATAATTTGTCCCGCAGCTATATTAGCAATTTGCCACTTATCACCCCAAAGATTTTCAGGTAGTGCTTGGGGAGGCGCTTTTTCTAGTAGAATGGGATTATAGTTGGGTCGATCTTGATATTTTTCCTTTAATACCTGTTTTAATGCCTGAGTATTTCTGGTAGCTTCAACTTTAATGTCTAACTTTTCAGCGACGACAGATATTAAACCAAGGGATTGAGGGCGAAATATTTGAATTTTGTCGGGTAGTTTTCCTGCTGCTGCAAGCAATATCTGCTGTTCTAACCAATTAGCATTGGCATCTTTTGATAAACATTGCGCTGTATAAATTGGTTGTATTGTCTGAATGTTCAGCTCGATATTGGAACTGCATATTACTAATTCCCATTGTCGCTCATTTCCTAATGGCGATGGATGATGATAAAAATCAGCTTGCCAGATATTCATTATTTACTATTAATAATCTCAATTGCGATCGCTTTTAATTGCTGATAATTAACTTTACCTCGATCATTGCGAGGAATTCTATCGACTTCAAGCCAATATTTTGGTTGTTTATATTTAGCTAATTGCGATTTAATTTGTTGTTTAATTAAGTTTAAGTTTAAAGTTAAATTGTCTGCTGGTTTGAGAGGGACATATACCGCCGTAACTGCCTCTCCCCATTTTTGATCTTGAATGCCAACTACGCAGACATCTTGAACTAACTTAGTTGAGTAAATTGTGGCTTCTACTTCAGCAGGAAAAACCTTTTCGCCTCCTGTAATTATCTTCTGACTGTTTCTACCTAGTAAATGTAAATAACCATCACCATCAAAGTAACCGAGATCATCAGTGGTAAATACTTGTGATGAGTGAAATAGCTGGGGATAATAGCCCAAACACAAAGCAGCAGTGTTAATCTGAATTAAACCAATTTGCTGCTCGATAGGTTTTGTTGGCTCAACAGACAATTCGCCTGCACGATTGGCTAATTGAGTACTATCTATCTTTACCCGTGCATGGGGTAAAACTTGACCACTACTGTTATTGCCAGATAAAAAATCTTGAGGCTTTAGTGCCACAACTCCAGAGGCAGTTTCGGTCATTCCATAAGTAAGAGCGATAGGAATATTATATTCCCTAGCGGTATTTAACAGCGATCGCTTTGGTGGTGCGCCACCAACTAAAACTGTTTTAAATTTTTTTAAGCAACTAGGCGTAGAGTTAAGTAAAAACTGTAGTTGGGTAGGTACTAAAGAGATAAAATAATCTGCTTGATTGAGGTTGATTAACTCAGTGACAATTAATTGATACGGACAGATAATTAAATTACCTTGAGTTAAAAGCGATCGCATTAGCTGCATTAAACCACTTACATGATAGAGCGGCAAAGTACAAACTGAATTAATCTTTTGGCACTGAAAGAAGTCTTTAAAGCCGTTGACTGATGCTGTCAAAGTACCCCAACTGTGCATCGCAAATTTAATTTTGCCTGAACTACCGCCAGTGGGAATCATGATCGGTGAGTGAGGGATAAATTTAGTAAATTTAGAGTTAGTAATTAAATCTGGCGCATTCTGTGGCGTTAATTTTAGTTTGGTAATCAAAGACTTAATTGTGTCGTCGCCTAAGATTAAATCAGGCTGAACTAAATTTAGTACCTGCTGCCATTCCTGTATTTGCCAAGCAGGATCGCAGAGGAATAAATTTACCTCCGTGATTACCCCAGCTAGAAGAGCAGCTATAAAATTAATTGGTTTGGTTTCAACCAGAAAAATAGCTGGTTGATCCGAACATTCAGTTATCAAAGCAGATATTTGCGCCAATTTAGCATCAATTAGCTGTTCAAATTGTCGATTATTATACCCATCATCATTTAATTCTCGATCGCTATTGTTCTCATAACACCATAACCAATCTTGATTATTCAATGATTTTAAATAGTTTAATAAATCATAGTTCATGTTCTGAGTTGAATAATTTAAAGCAAAATAATAGGTTATTAAACAAATGTATGTTTAGTTACCGAAAATTCTATTACGAGTAAGCAACTATATAATCCATACAAACACTGACAATTTATTAATTTATGGTCAAGAAAGTTATGTAGAAAAACCAATGGCAAACTAATTAATTTAGTTCACAATTAAATCAATAGTCAACTAATAGTATGGTTTAAAACTATGTTTGAGCGTGCTACTGCTTTTTCAGCAATTTTTATTTTTATTGTATTTGGTATTGTTGGCTTAAAATATCTCAACTTTATGGAAGCGAACAATCCAGGTAGCTCAATTTCAGCAACTAGCTCAAAATAATCTACCTAACTTATGAATTTGACTTGTAAAAGTTGAATGTAAAAGTTTAATTTAAAAAGTAACCACGCTGCGAATAGATTCTCCTTTATGCATCAAATCAAATGCTTCATTGATTTGCTCAATTGGCATCGTATGAGTTACCAGATCATCAATATTAATTTTTCCTTCCATATACCAATCAACAATTTTTGGTACATCTGTCCGCCCTCTAGCACCACCAAAAGCACTACCTTTCCAGACTCTACCAGTTACTAACTGAAATGGACGAGTGCTGATTTCTTCCCCAGCACCTGCAACACCAATAACGGTAGAAACTCCCCAACCCTTATGACAGCATTCCAAAGCCTGACGCATTACCTGCACGTTACCGATACACTCAAAGCTATAATCTGCACCACCCCCTGTTAATTCCACGAGATACTCAACGAGATCACCGTCAATCTCTTTGGGGTTCACAAAGTCAGTCATACCATAATTTTTCGCCATTGCCTGTTTATCAGGATTAAGATCTACTCCCACAATCTTGCTGGCACCCACCATTTTTGCCCCTTGAATGACGTTTAAGCCAATACCGCCTAAGCCAAACACCACTACATTTGCTCCAGGCTCGACTTTTGCTGTGTTAATTACCGCACCCAACCCAGTTGTTACCCCACAACCAATCAAACATACCTTATCTAAAGGGGCATCATGCCGAATTTTAGCAACCGCAATTTCTGGCAAGACGGTATAGTTAGCAAAGGTAGATGTACCCATGTAATGATATAGCTTTTCTCCCTGATAAGAAAATCTACTAGTACCATTAGGCATTACGCCTTTACCTTGAGTACTACGAATTGCTTGACAGAGGTTAGTTTTCTGACTCAGACAGTAAGCACATTGCCGACATTCTGGCGTATAGAG
The sequence above is drawn from the Pleurocapsa minor HA4230-MV1 genome and encodes:
- a CDS encoding ComEC/Rec2 family competence protein, producing MTRTNWIIIGLAYIIGLLSTNLIIDSTSGLVFKRLVIVSVILLTLAVFMANCSKIKARVWFLACIVAIFAVVYFQLRIPQPQYNDISYQISKSDREAYPKGNRLLVNVTGTVLNELRLNENQRLKFWLKVAQIDGETVSGKLYATLPLLQGTGIYPGQQLSLTGFLYLPPPATNANDFDFKQYLARQGIFAGIQGTKAQVEQKELAWGWWRLRQRIVRSHLQGLGSPVGQLVSSIVLGSKAVDLPRDIRDRFIVAGLAHVLAASGFQTSLLLGLILKLTERITAKSRLAMGIGTLIIYLGLTGIQASVLRACLMGIAVLLAVTMETKVKPLGSLFLAAVIILLFDPLLINDLGFKLSFLATLGLIVTLPKLEAKLDWLPITIASLVAVPLAASIWVLPLLCYEFNTLATYSIVVNILCTPLITIISLGGMISAMAALIIPAAGSAIASCLFYPTTLLIGIAEFSSSLPGSTWAVGQIPLGMLLAIYGLFILIWFSKWWQRRWWLGLILPIVVIISTTIYNSAQVQIAVLATQQSPIIVVQDQSKVILINSGQNNQAKYNLLPFLAQQGINTIDYGLAYDNSSNSSTEWLAISQRVRTKAIFASESHNLPAIKTALNGTFPEIMTKSARLTMDKDLNLINIQIADYSWLIIGKPANTDNVNQKIEAYIKQHHLASQQLVILFSGNIASRWLELLQPKMAIASNDQITHDLKQILQQKQIEFHNTAVESVIRWTPKRGIIQAHNQLN
- a CDS encoding Tab2/Atab2 family RNA-binding protein — translated: MNIWQADFYHHPSPLGNERQWELVICSSNIELNIQTIQPIYTAQCLSKDANANWLEQQILLAAAGKLPDKIQIFRPQSLGLISVVAEKLDIKVEATRNTQALKQVLKEKYQDRPNYNPILLEKAPPQALPENLWGDKWQIANIAAGQIIDLFSDRPIPINSIPREFYPINLNLPSDIFIPGIVVYGGKKSMQLARWIEQQIPAFINYIPTEVGKSGGFILETGLVDRWVFNTFESQQAEEIARKYEQNKQASKGLHFLLIQPDDSEMTTTAFWLLRHS
- a CDS encoding 2-succinylbenzoate--CoA ligase, coding for MNYDLLNYLKSLNNQDWLWCYENNSDRELNDDGYNNRQFEQLIDAKLAQISALITECSDQPAIFLVETKPINFIAALLAGVITEVNLFLCDPAWQIQEWQQVLNLVQPDLILGDDTIKSLITKLKLTPQNAPDLITNSKFTKFIPHSPIMIPTGGSSGKIKFAMHSWGTLTASVNGFKDFFQCQKINSVCTLPLYHVSGLMQLMRSLLTQGNLIICPYQLIVTELINLNQADYFISLVPTQLQFLLNSTPSCLKKFKTVLVGGAPPKRSLLNTAREYNIPIALTYGMTETASGVVALKPQDFLSGNNSSGQVLPHARVKIDSTQLANRAGELSVEPTKPIEQQIGLIQINTAALCLGYYPQLFHSSQVFTTDDLGYFDGDGYLHLLGRNSQKIITGGEKVFPAEVEATIYSTKLVQDVCVVGIQDQKWGEAVTAVYVPLKPADNLTLNLNLIKQQIKSQLAKYKQPKYWLEVDRIPRNDRGKVNYQQLKAIAIEIINSK
- a CDS encoding S-(hydroxymethyl)glutathione dehydrogenase/class III alcohol dehydrogenase — translated: MDVKAAVAFASGKPLSIETVQLEAPQAGEVLIEIKATGVCHTDAYTLSGADPEGLFPTILGHEGAGIVAEVGEGVTSVKPGDRVIPLYTPECRQCAYCLSQKTNLCQAIRSTQGKGVMPNGTSRFSYQGEKLYHYMGTSTFANYTVLPEIAVAKIRHDAPLDKVCLIGCGVTTGLGAVINTAKVEPGANVVVFGLGGIGLNVIQGAKMVGASKIVGVDLNPDKQAMAKNYGMTDFVNPKEIDGDLVEYLVELTGGGADYSFECIGNVQVMRQALECCHKGWGVSTVIGVAGAGEEISTRPFQLVTGRVWKGSAFGGARGRTDVPKIVDWYMEGKINIDDLVTHTMPIEQINEAFDLMHKGESIRSVVTF